A single window of Homalodisca vitripennis isolate AUS2020 unplaced genomic scaffold, UT_GWSS_2.1 ScUCBcl_2386;HRSCAF=7091, whole genome shotgun sequence DNA harbors:
- the LOC124372005 gene encoding trypsin theta-like, which yields MSFRVGSTNCEKGGQLFTADKVLVNENYNGNFSWDYDIAVVKLSKPIKFSKNVKPIKLGTTSLKPTTKVVIAGWGPESQSEDKSMTLRTAKVTVYDWKKCEATYSSKLTQRLMCTYDTNVGPCASDFGDPLVYKNAVYGLFAGGYKCLTDPVLHVNVPVLVDWTSVWTVTVTKKLEEKAADGLVTVVANS from the exons ATGTCGTTCCGAGTGGGAAGTACCAACTGTGAGAAGGGCGGCCAGCTCTTCACTGCAGACAAGGTTTTAGTGAACGAGAACTACAATGGCAATTTTTCCTGGGACTACGACATCGCAGTCGTCAAGCTCAGCAAGCCCATCAAATTCAGCAAAAATGTCAAGCCCATTAAGCTCGGAACTACAAGCCTCAAGCCGACGACTAAGGTTGTGATAGCGGGATGGGGACCAGAGTCACAA TCTGAAGACAAGTCGATGACCTTGCGTACAGCTAAAGTGACAGTGTACGACTGGAAGAAATGTGAAGCGACGTACTCCTCTAAACTGACACAGAGACTAATGTGTACATACGACACAAATGTTGGTCCCTGTGCT TCTGACTTCGGAGATCCTCTGGTGTACAAGAATGCAGTGTACGGACTGTTCGCCGGTGGTTACAAATGTCTCACTGACCCCGTTCTGCACGTGAATGTGCCCGTATTGGTCGATTGG ACATCGGTCTGGACTGTTACAGTAACCAAGAAGTTGGAGGAGAAAGCGGCAGATGGACTGGTAACGGTGGTCGCTAACTCTTGA
- the LOC124372006 gene encoding trypsin theta-like encodes MSFRVGSTNCEKGGQLFTADKVLVKRELQWQFFLGLRHRSRQAQQAHQIQQKCQAIKLGTTSLKPTTKVVIAGWGPESQSEDKSMTLRTAKVTVYDWKKCEATYSSKLTQRLMCTYDTNVGPCASDFGDPLVYKNAVYGLFAGGYKCLTDPVLHVNVPVLVDWVKNAIKE; translated from the exons ATGTCGTTCCGAGTGGGAAGTACCAACTGTGAGAAGGGCGGCCAGCTCTTCACTGCAGACAAGGTTTTAGTGAAACGAGAACTACAATGGCAATTTTTCCTGGGACTACGACATCGCAGTCGTCAAGCTCAGCAAGCCCATCAAATTCAGCAAAAATGTCAAGCCATTAAGCTCGGAACTACAAGCCTCAAGCCGACGACTAAGGTTGTGATAGCGGGATGGGGACCAGAGTCACAA TCTGAAGACAAGTCGATGACCTTGCGTACAGCTAAAGTGACAGTGTACGACTGGAAGAAATGTGAAGCGACGTACTCCTCTAAACTGACACAGAGACTAATGTGTACATACGACACAAATGTTGGTCCCTGTGCT TCTGACTTCGGAGATCCTCTGGTGTACAAGAATGCAGTGTACGGACTGTTCGCCGGTGGTTACAAATGTCTCACTGACCCCGTTCTGCACGTGAATGTGCCCGTATTGGTCGATTGGGTAAAAAATGCTATTAAGGAGtga